The following proteins are encoded in a genomic region of Dioscorea cayenensis subsp. rotundata cultivar TDr96_F1 chromosome 8, TDr96_F1_v2_PseudoChromosome.rev07_lg8_w22 25.fasta, whole genome shotgun sequence:
- the LOC120266776 gene encoding uncharacterized protein LOC120266776, with product METGTLGSITDLLNPLDSVNLDRCKTLKLEAHGPSRWVWASTNHMATISSSVYDHIISSEDSGALWSGWKQIWKLFVIPCVKTFIWKMAHGKLTTGAYLYTLNIGPYVKCYFCDLEEDSIDHSIWRCSKVKHIWDSILAMMNINSPDFQFLSSGSWLTLKTHNRMENFKTKALIASTAWLIWKERCNCIFQNLTPKLGNILTRANAYCEDFFSASGKNHRELLRLNSTSNSIFIYTDASWRNISQCAGLGFIIITNPGKILLAGALGAHHDSPINAELDAICHALSICRERSWFPNRIFTDSPGAAKLAQNPHPCIAWQSTGMIIKLRNILHDFQNICVSTIPRDENLLANELVVFGRINPHLSLFFRGMDRPNWLEEICSCLNLSF from the exons atGGAAACTGGCACCCTTGGCAGCATAACAGATCTTCTCAATCCTCTTG ATTCTGTGAACCTGGACCGTTGCAAAACCCTGAAACTAGAAGCCCACGGCCCATCTCGATGGGTTTGGGCCTCCACAAATCACATGGCTACCATTTCCTCCTCAGTATATGATCATATTATCTCTTCTGAAGATTCTGGGGCTCTTTGGAGTGGATGGAAACAAATTTGGAAACTCTTTGTCATTCCATGTGTGAAAACATTCATTTGGAAAATGGCCCATGGCAAGCTTACCACGGGCGCTTATCTTTACACCCTGAACATTGGACCTTATGTAAAATGCTATTTCTGTGATTTGGAAGAGGATTCCATTGATCACTCTATTTGGCGGTGCTCCAAAGTTAAACATATTTGGGATTCTATCCTTGCTATGATGAACATCAATTCTCCTGATTTCCAATTTCTGAGCTCGGGTAGCTGGTTAACTCTCAAGACCCACAACAGAatggaaaatttcaaaaccaaaGCCCTTATTGCTTCTACAGCTTGGCTTATTTGGAAGGAAAGATGCAACTGCATTTTTCAAAACCTCACTCCAAAACTTGGAAACATTCTTACCAGAGCAAATGCCTATTGTGAGGATTTCTTCTCTGCATCCGGCAAAAACCATAGGGAGCTTCTTCGACTTAATTCTACTTCAAATTCAATTTTCATATACACAGATGCCTCTTGGAGAAACATTTCTCAATGTGCTGGTCTTGGTTTTATTATCATTACTAACCCGGGGAAAATCTTATTGGCAGGTGCTCTGGGTGCTCATCATGACTCTCCAATCAATGCAGAACTTGATGCTATTTGTCATGCTTTATCCATCTGCAGAGAGAGAAGCTGGTTTCCAAATCGAATTTTCACTGATTCCCCGGGTGCTGCGAAGTTGGCTCAAAATCCTCACCCTTGCATTGCTTGGCAGTCCACTGGGATGATTATCAAGCTGCGAAACATCCTCCATGATTTCCAAAATATTTGCGTATCAACCATTCCTAGAGATGAAAACTTGCTTGCTAATGAGTTGGTTGTTTTTGGGAGAATCAATCCACATTTATCTCTCTTCTTCAGGGGCATGGATCGCCCAAATTGGTTGGAAGAAATATGCTCTTGTCTCAATCTTAGTTTTTGA